A region from the Lycium barbarum isolate Lr01 chromosome 8, ASM1917538v2, whole genome shotgun sequence genome encodes:
- the LOC132605202 gene encoding uncharacterized protein LOC132605202 isoform X1, translated as MARKLKIMNLRSFLLSVMVPPLYYPSIFKFTYAYINKQGSGGVKVIEEKRKTSSDQNEEYPDIRADFDEQEAKGEVDWEDGCVPISGQDAAYWKNQSHSGTSSMKNVVGVHDGFGEACDKGLDDPEALKNQSHSFTSIGVHDGFGEACGNGLFNQEAFKIHTNNDPISVSVHDGVAEARDKCLDVIVHDGVVKARDKCLDGKTISLMQFKRLIKYML; from the exons ATGGCAAGAAAACTGAAAATTATGAATTTGAGGTCATTTTTATTATCTGTGATGGTGCCTCCTCTGTATTATCCATCTATTTTTAAGTTTACTTATGCATACATTAATAAACAGGGTTCTGGAGGTGTTAAGGTCATTGAGGAAAAACGAAAAACAAGCAGCGACCAGAATGAAGAGTATCCAGACATACGAGCTGATTTTGATGAACAAGAGGCTAAGGGTGAGGTTGATTGGGAGGATGGATGTGTGCCAATATCTGGTCAAGATGCAGCATATTGGAAGAATCAAAGTCATTCTGGAACTTCAA GTATGAAAAATGTAGTTGGTGTGCATGACGGATTTGGTGAAGCGTGTGATAAAGGTCTAGATGATCCTGAAGCATTGAAGAATCAAAGTCATTCTTTTACTTCAA TTGGTGTGCATGATGGATTTGGTGAAGCCTGTGGTAATGGTCTATTTAATCAAGAAGCCTTCAAGATTCATACGAACAATGATCCTATTTCAG TTAGTGTGCATGATGGAGTTGCTGAAGCACGTGATAAATGTCTAGATG TTATTGTGCATGATGGGGTTGTTAAAGCACGTGATAAATGTCTAGATGGTAAGACTATTAGTTTGATGCAATTTAAACGACTTATTAAATATATGCtataa
- the LOC132605202 gene encoding uncharacterized protein LOC132605202 isoform X3 has translation MKHHMDKSFSDILVEIKSSNGKKTENYEFEGSGGVKVIEEKRKTSSDQNEEYPDIRADFDEQEAKGEVDWEDGCVPISGQDAAYWKNQSHSGTSSMKNVVGVHDGFGEACDKGLDDPEALKNQSHSFTSIGVHDGFGEACGNGLFNQEAFKIHTNNDPISVSVHDGVAEARDKCLDVIVHDGVVKARDKCLDGKTISLMQFKRLIKYML, from the exons CATTCAGCGACATACTAGTAGAGATCAAGTCCTCAAATGGCAAGAAAACTGAAAATTATGAATTTGAG GGTTCTGGAGGTGTTAAGGTCATTGAGGAAAAACGAAAAACAAGCAGCGACCAGAATGAAGAGTATCCAGACATACGAGCTGATTTTGATGAACAAGAGGCTAAGGGTGAGGTTGATTGGGAGGATGGATGTGTGCCAATATCTGGTCAAGATGCAGCATATTGGAAGAATCAAAGTCATTCTGGAACTTCAA GTATGAAAAATGTAGTTGGTGTGCATGACGGATTTGGTGAAGCGTGTGATAAAGGTCTAGATGATCCTGAAGCATTGAAGAATCAAAGTCATTCTTTTACTTCAA TTGGTGTGCATGATGGATTTGGTGAAGCCTGTGGTAATGGTCTATTTAATCAAGAAGCCTTCAAGATTCATACGAACAATGATCCTATTTCAG TTAGTGTGCATGATGGAGTTGCTGAAGCACGTGATAAATGTCTAGATG TTATTGTGCATGATGGGGTTGTTAAAGCACGTGATAAATGTCTAGATGGTAAGACTATTAGTTTGATGCAATTTAAACGACTTATTAAATATATGCtataa
- the LOC132605202 gene encoding uncharacterized protein LOC132605202 isoform X2, translating to MARKLKIMNLRSFLLSVMVPPLYYPSIFKFTYAYINKQGSGGVKVIEEKRKTSSDQNEEYPDIRADFDEQEAKGEVDWEDGCVPISGQDAAYWKNQSHSGTSIGVHDGFGEACDKGLDDPEALKNQSHSFTSIGVHDGFGEACGNGLFNQEAFKIHTNNDPISVSVHDGVAEARDKCLDVIVHDGVVKARDKCLDGKTISLMQFKRLIKYML from the exons ATGGCAAGAAAACTGAAAATTATGAATTTGAGGTCATTTTTATTATCTGTGATGGTGCCTCCTCTGTATTATCCATCTATTTTTAAGTTTACTTATGCATACATTAATAAACAGGGTTCTGGAGGTGTTAAGGTCATTGAGGAAAAACGAAAAACAAGCAGCGACCAGAATGAAGAGTATCCAGACATACGAGCTGATTTTGATGAACAAGAGGCTAAGGGTGAGGTTGATTGGGAGGATGGATGTGTGCCAATATCTGGTCAAGATGCAGCATATTGGAAGAATCAAAGTCATTCTGGAACTTCAA TTGGTGTGCATGACGGATTTGGTGAAGCGTGTGATAAAGGTCTAGATGATCCTGAAGCATTGAAGAATCAAAGTCATTCTTTTACTTCAA TTGGTGTGCATGATGGATTTGGTGAAGCCTGTGGTAATGGTCTATTTAATCAAGAAGCCTTCAAGATTCATACGAACAATGATCCTATTTCAG TTAGTGTGCATGATGGAGTTGCTGAAGCACGTGATAAATGTCTAGATG TTATTGTGCATGATGGGGTTGTTAAAGCACGTGATAAATGTCTAGATGGTAAGACTATTAGTTTGATGCAATTTAAACGACTTATTAAATATATGCtataa
- the LOC132605202 gene encoding uncharacterized protein LOC132605202 isoform X4 — translation MARKLKIMNLRSFLLSVMVPPLYYPSIFKFTYAYINKQGSGGVKVIEEKRKTSSDQNEEYPDIRADFDEQEAKGEVDWEDGCVPISGQDAAYWKNQSHSGTSSMKNVVGVHDGFGEACDKGLDDPEALKNQSHSFTSIGVHDGFGEACGNGLFNQEAFKIHTNNDPISVSVHDGVAEARDKCLDEFQPTL, via the exons ATGGCAAGAAAACTGAAAATTATGAATTTGAGGTCATTTTTATTATCTGTGATGGTGCCTCCTCTGTATTATCCATCTATTTTTAAGTTTACTTATGCATACATTAATAAACAGGGTTCTGGAGGTGTTAAGGTCATTGAGGAAAAACGAAAAACAAGCAGCGACCAGAATGAAGAGTATCCAGACATACGAGCTGATTTTGATGAACAAGAGGCTAAGGGTGAGGTTGATTGGGAGGATGGATGTGTGCCAATATCTGGTCAAGATGCAGCATATTGGAAGAATCAAAGTCATTCTGGAACTTCAA GTATGAAAAATGTAGTTGGTGTGCATGACGGATTTGGTGAAGCGTGTGATAAAGGTCTAGATGATCCTGAAGCATTGAAGAATCAAAGTCATTCTTTTACTTCAA TTGGTGTGCATGATGGATTTGGTGAAGCCTGTGGTAATGGTCTATTTAATCAAGAAGCCTTCAAGATTCATACGAACAATGATCCTATTTCAG TTAGTGTGCATGATGGAGTTGCTGAAGCACGTGATAAATGTCTAGATG AATTTCAGCCTACACTATAA